A stretch of the Gossypium hirsutum isolate 1008001.06 chromosome D07, Gossypium_hirsutum_v2.1, whole genome shotgun sequence genome encodes the following:
- the LOC107954195 gene encoding uncharacterized protein isoform X1 produces MVVEVAATARLQWSKPIPPQPPSSSQALVSATSSPSVLCLKSVRRSALFGAHSTTLQRSRCREFLYPRSRTLKRACSASLVDDFSDEEFSKKIQELAPKFQSPDDSDKPISEVNMKDLDSESLKPSWLERGEEIIPSNIERKANSVDLPLSLRIIKRKLQWQEGFRDAGESAYCSMKKAFSSMVFIIRELHSYTLQMRELLFYEDLQGVLVRVQKEMHASFVWLFQQVFSHTPTLMVYVMVLLANYSVHSMGSTAALAAVAAPSSPSASYVSVVEDQKHPKFDFSSIKSFSVTSSSGKTTSIGGSNGGGGKARPIASGTDGDGLFNAAEQFRTIVPDGASQLSSPGTTGESQTASSTSGRVSREEELSLWNTIVDEASKMQALFSDEMIDNETIKSFISPVMAKMEPDDYHEDYLKTELLYKTELSQEPNNPLLLANYAQFLYLVVRDYDRAEEYFKKAIEVEPADGEAYSKYASFLWRVRKDLWAAEETLLGAISADPTNSYYSAYYAHFLWNTGGDDTCFPLTSPDTTQKEA; encoded by the exons ATGGTAGTGGAAGTAGCAGCAACGGCGCGTTTACAGTGGTCAAAGCCGATTCCTCCTCAACCTCCATCTTCCTCTCAAGCTCTAGTTTCAGCTACCTCTTCACCTTCTGTTCTTTGTTTGAAGTCGGTTCGCCGGTCAGCTCTGTTTGGTGCTCACTCCACCACTCTTCAGCGCTCCCGATGCCGTGAGTTTCTCTATCCAAGGTCCAGAACTTTAAAAAGAGCTTGCAGTGCTAGTTTAGTCGATGACTTCTCTGATGAAGAATTCTCAAAAAAGATTCAAGAATTGGCTCCCAAATTCCAGTCACCGGACGACAGTGATAAGCCCATCAGCGAAGTTAACATGAAGGATTTAGATTCTGAATCTTTGAAGCCGTCGTGGTTGGAAAGAGGAGAAGAAATAATCCCATCAAACATAGAACGTAAAGCCAACAGCGTGGATCTTCCGCTTTCGCTTCGGATTATAAAGAGGAAACTACAATGGCAAGAAGGGTTTCGTGACGCAGGGGAGTCGGCTTATTGTTCAATGAAGAAGGCGTTTTCATCAATGGTTTTTATAATCCGAGAGCTTCATAGTTACACTTTGCAGATGCGAGAGCTTTTGTTTTATGAAGATTTACAAGGGGTTCTTGTTAGAGTTCAAAAAGAGATGCACGCTTCGTTTGTTTGGTTGTTCCAACAGGTCTTTTCTCATACGCCCACTTTGATGGTTTACGTGATGGTCCTGTTAGCTAATTATTCGGTTCATTCTATGGGAAGCACCGCTGCTCTGGCTGCAGTAGCAGCCCCCAGTTCCCCATCTGCCTCTTATGTTTCTGTGGTTGAAGATCAGAAGCACCCAAAGTTCGATTTTTCATCTATAAAGTCGTTTTCAGTAACGTCATCGAGCGGGAAAACCACTTCCATCGGCGGAAGCAATGGCGGCGGTGGAAAAGCCAGGCCCATCGCCAGTGGGACCGACGGAGATGGACTCTTCAATGCAGCAGAGCAGTTCAGAACCATTGTTCCCGATGGTGCTTCCCAGTTATCATCTCCAGGAACAACAGGGGAATCGCAAACAGCGTCATCAACTTCAGGACGAGTAAGTAGAGAAGAAGAGCTCAGCCTTTGGAACACTATCGTTGATGAAGCTTCAAAGATGCAAGCTTTATTCAGTGATGAAATGATTGATAATGAAACCATTAAGAGTTTCATTTCACCTGTAATGGCAAAGATGGAACCTGATGACTATCATGAAGATTACTTAAAAACAGAGCTTCTTTATAAAACAGAGTTGTCACAAGAGCCTAACAATCCTCTCCTCCTTGCCAACTATGCCCAGTTTCTCTACCTTGTTGTACGTGATTATGACAG AGCGGAAGAGTACTTCAAGAAAGCGATAGAAGTAGAACCAGCGGACGGTGAAGCATACAGTAAATACGCTAGCTTTTTATGGAGAGTGAGAAAAGATTTGTGGGCAGCTGAGGAAACTTTGTTGGGAGCCATATCAGCAGATCCTACCAACTCTTATTACTCAGCATACTATGCTCATTTCCTATGGAATACAGGTGGAGACGACACTTGTTTCCCTCTTACCTCTCCAGACACTACCCAAAAAGAAGCTTAA
- the LOC107954195 gene encoding uncharacterized protein isoform X2 has translation MVVEVAATARLQWSKPIPPQPPSSSQALVSATSSPSVLCLKSVRRSALFGAHSTTLQRSRCREFLYPRSRTLKRACSASLVDDFSDEEFSKKIQELAPKFQSPDDSDKPISEVNMKDLDSESLKPSWLERGEEIIPSNIERKANSVDLPLSLRIIKRKLQWQEGFRDAGESAYCSMKKAFSSMVFIIRELHSYTLQMRELLFYEDLQGVLVRVQKEMHASFVWLFQQVFSHTPTLMVYVMVLLANYSVHSMGSTAALAAVAAPSSPSASYVSVVEDQKHPKFDFSSIKSFSVTSSSGKTTSIGGSNGGGGKARPIASGTDGDGLFNAAEQFRTIVPDGASQLSSPGTTGESQTASSTSGRVSREEELSLWNTIVDEASKMQALFSDEMIDNETIKSFISPVMAKMEPDDYHEDYLKTELLYKTELSQEPNNPLLLANYAQFLYLVVRDYDRAEEYFKKAIEVEPADGEAYSKYASFLWRVRKDLWAAEETLLGAISADPTNSYYSAYYAHFLWNTGK, from the exons ATGGTAGTGGAAGTAGCAGCAACGGCGCGTTTACAGTGGTCAAAGCCGATTCCTCCTCAACCTCCATCTTCCTCTCAAGCTCTAGTTTCAGCTACCTCTTCACCTTCTGTTCTTTGTTTGAAGTCGGTTCGCCGGTCAGCTCTGTTTGGTGCTCACTCCACCACTCTTCAGCGCTCCCGATGCCGTGAGTTTCTCTATCCAAGGTCCAGAACTTTAAAAAGAGCTTGCAGTGCTAGTTTAGTCGATGACTTCTCTGATGAAGAATTCTCAAAAAAGATTCAAGAATTGGCTCCCAAATTCCAGTCACCGGACGACAGTGATAAGCCCATCAGCGAAGTTAACATGAAGGATTTAGATTCTGAATCTTTGAAGCCGTCGTGGTTGGAAAGAGGAGAAGAAATAATCCCATCAAACATAGAACGTAAAGCCAACAGCGTGGATCTTCCGCTTTCGCTTCGGATTATAAAGAGGAAACTACAATGGCAAGAAGGGTTTCGTGACGCAGGGGAGTCGGCTTATTGTTCAATGAAGAAGGCGTTTTCATCAATGGTTTTTATAATCCGAGAGCTTCATAGTTACACTTTGCAGATGCGAGAGCTTTTGTTTTATGAAGATTTACAAGGGGTTCTTGTTAGAGTTCAAAAAGAGATGCACGCTTCGTTTGTTTGGTTGTTCCAACAGGTCTTTTCTCATACGCCCACTTTGATGGTTTACGTGATGGTCCTGTTAGCTAATTATTCGGTTCATTCTATGGGAAGCACCGCTGCTCTGGCTGCAGTAGCAGCCCCCAGTTCCCCATCTGCCTCTTATGTTTCTGTGGTTGAAGATCAGAAGCACCCAAAGTTCGATTTTTCATCTATAAAGTCGTTTTCAGTAACGTCATCGAGCGGGAAAACCACTTCCATCGGCGGAAGCAATGGCGGCGGTGGAAAAGCCAGGCCCATCGCCAGTGGGACCGACGGAGATGGACTCTTCAATGCAGCAGAGCAGTTCAGAACCATTGTTCCCGATGGTGCTTCCCAGTTATCATCTCCAGGAACAACAGGGGAATCGCAAACAGCGTCATCAACTTCAGGACGAGTAAGTAGAGAAGAAGAGCTCAGCCTTTGGAACACTATCGTTGATGAAGCTTCAAAGATGCAAGCTTTATTCAGTGATGAAATGATTGATAATGAAACCATTAAGAGTTTCATTTCACCTGTAATGGCAAAGATGGAACCTGATGACTATCATGAAGATTACTTAAAAACAGAGCTTCTTTATAAAACAGAGTTGTCACAAGAGCCTAACAATCCTCTCCTCCTTGCCAACTATGCCCAGTTTCTCTACCTTGTTGTACGTGATTATGACAG AGCGGAAGAGTACTTCAAGAAAGCGATAGAAGTAGAACCAGCGGACGGTGAAGCATACAGTAAATACGCTAGCTTTTTATGGAGAGTGAGAAAAGATTTGTGGGCAGCTGAGGAAACTTTGTTGGGAGCCATATCAGCAGATCCTACCAACTCTTATTACTCAGCATACTATGCTCATTTCCTATGGAATACAG ggAAATGA